Genomic segment of bacterium:
GGCGATGGCGCGGCGGAGATGGATGTCCTGCAAATCCCGGCAGTTCAGGCCGAGATAGTGGACGTTATAGGTCTTTCCGCGCAGCAAGCGACAGCGGTTCGCCAGCTCAGGTTTGATGGCATCGCCCTGCATAAATCGCGGGATAAAAGCGATAGGTACCTGCAAAACATCATACACGCGGCTTTCGAACTGATTGATGCGCAACTGTGGATTTTTTTCCACCCGGAACAAAATCTGCTGCAGATTACCTCTGGTCTGCCGCCAGTAGCGCGGATTACGTTCCAGCAGCACCTCGGTCTCTGTTCGGCGCAGTAATTTGAACGGGCCGCTGCCCACGCAGATCGTGCGGCCGAACTGGTGCAGATCCTGTTCCACCGCCTCCGGCGGCATGATGCCGAGATAGGGGCTGGCCAGCCGATAAACGAACGTGGGTTCCGCTTGCAGCAGACGGAACTGAAAGGTAAGTGAATCCAGAACCACAAAGCCCTTGACGGCATCGGTCTGGTGCTTGATATACTCGGCAAAGCCTTCAACCACACCGCTGAAGACAAAAGAGCCAAAGCCGGCGGCGAAACGGTGATAGCTGTACAGTACATCATAGGCGTTGACCGGCCGTGTGTGGGAAGGGTCGGCGAAGAGCGGAGAATCGTGGTAGAACACGTTGGGCCGCAGCTTAAAGGTCCAGCGGCGAAAGCCGTCGTCGGCTTGCCAGGATTCGGCGATCAGGGGGACCGGAACACCCTGCGCGTCGAGCCCCAACAGACCTTCGTACATTTGCCACAAAATGCGGCTGGTAAAGGGATCGGAGAGAATCGCGGGATCTAAAGTTTGGATGTCGTTTTCGACGGCAATGGTCAAGGTGTGAGGACTGGAAGGAACCGGCCGGCCGGAACAGGCAAAGAGGGCAGCCAAGGTGAAGAGCAACCCCATCCCACTGCAGCGCATCCGTGCCTTTGCCATTAATCGCGTCCTTGATGAGGTGGGTTGTCACACCAGCGCTTGCTGCCTGCGTCCCTGACTTGGGCTCTTTTTACTTTTGCTATAGTAGGCTTGCAGATCGGGAGAGGCGTCGAGCAATTCCTGGAAGCGGGCGCTGGCTAATCCAGCCTGGTAGAGCTTGTCGGCGTCATAGCCGCATTCACGGACCCATGCGGTCGCCAAGCGGCTGTACTCGTTCACGCGCAGCATATCCTCCGCAGCGACCCAGCCGCCTGAACGAGACACCCGCACGCTGCGCCACAGACCCACTGGAATGCGGGCAATGTTAAAGGTGAGCGTCAACCCGTTATCGAGCAGAAAATCCTCTGAGGTCAACGGCCGTCCGACCTTGAGATAGCCTGTTACCTCGAGGCTGTGGATCAGATGCTTCTGGTTCTGATCC
This window contains:
- a CDS encoding ABC transporter substrate-binding protein gives rise to the protein MAKARMRCSGMGLLFTLAALFACSGRPVPSSPHTLTIAVENDIQTLDPAILSDPFTSRILWQMYEGLLGLDAQGVPVPLIAESWQADDGFRRWTFKLRPNVFYHDSPLFADPSHTRPVNAYDVLYSYHRFAAGFGSFVFSGVVEGFAEYIKHQTDAVKGFVVLDSLTFQFRLLQAEPTFVYRLASPYLGIMPPEAVEQDLHQFGRTICVGSGPFKLLRRTETEVLLERNPRYWRQTRGNLQQILFRVEKNPQLRINQFESRVYDVLQVPIAFIPRFMQGDAIKPELANRCRLLRGKTYNVHYLGLNCRDLQDIHLRRAIAFAVNKEEIVRSLLYNQAQIAASPVPPGMQGYQPPAGLPFNPDSSRLELAGSSYRGAPLTVLVSDAPNSEQLGQIIQSDLARVGIRTTLQKLDFNSLLSRIFSGDKPDMFILFSEWIFSAPEFIIDSYHSERWPNPNLFGYRNPWVDQQLNEWRKKSERGQINAICHRAESVALSEAPAVWLFHLYNIYVTDHRLTQFSVNANHYWDLADALWQEE